A window of Thermococcus sp. MV5 contains these coding sequences:
- a CDS encoding DUF4932 domain-containing protein, translating to MKRPSFVLFLILIVSTFPQVSAEAPEIIIEVNPNLELFAVVYILAFNGSDPFIIAPQSYISDVLAYFDSYKDHPAVYLMRETIPKDLPHYTRDYSINEFAAKLTSMPYLGNMSENDPFLSEFYRTFVSFAKESNFVEFYEAHRGEYEKVLEPAKRVLTLELFQGFEEFFGYQYKTFHIALSYSLRVHPGSRVVGEVAYYFGYVAFMPEQYAEIFYLFLATHEYSHTFINPLVSDYLSEFSEVEYYLQEVKSELAYTAYDKHFDTNYIYLSENLVEALTNYLLLSLRYDLVHDLPKYSVLRDHTMGYHLVGDLMDEFKIFKSSKKTNETLEDYIPRLIEHMKEWATSENVSEYFEKRVPPSGFRFFDRGYLERKIIIVYGIKNPDQSGMEYDKETAFMLKNLLENDDTWRLYNGRPKIIVKSEDELGEEDLKANLILIGGPAANGIVNDLHLPIQFVFNGVWILEKNTTGFRLFTGFTIKETVYTEVDGSGVLYGYPLGVFEVIRNPWNEKNFIAVIAGVDRYSTRRLAKEFTAYPRSYGVETGNYTEVGFYIQGG from the coding sequence ATGAAGAGGCCATCCTTTGTGTTATTCCTCATTCTTATTGTCTCTACTTTTCCTCAAGTCTCTGCAGAAGCTCCTGAAATAATCATTGAGGTAAATCCAAACCTCGAGCTTTTTGCCGTTGTGTATATCTTAGCCTTTAACGGAAGCGATCCCTTTATAATAGCTCCTCAGAGCTATATTAGCGATGTTTTGGCGTATTTTGATTCCTACAAAGATCATCCTGCTGTGTACTTGATGAGAGAGACAATTCCTAAAGATCTACCTCACTACACCAGAGATTACTCGATAAACGAATTTGCGGCAAAACTGACATCTATGCCCTATCTTGGCAATATGAGTGAGAACGATCCCTTTTTGAGTGAGTTCTATAGGACTTTTGTGAGTTTTGCGAAGGAGAGCAACTTTGTGGAGTTCTATGAGGCCCATAGAGGAGAATACGAGAAAGTTTTAGAGCCGGCCAAAAGAGTGCTCACTTTGGAACTTTTTCAAGGGTTTGAGGAATTCTTTGGATATCAGTATAAGACTTTCCACATAGCTCTATCATACTCTTTGAGAGTCCATCCCGGGAGCAGAGTGGTTGGTGAAGTTGCATATTATTTCGGCTACGTTGCTTTTATGCCCGAACAATATGCTGAGATTTTCTATCTTTTCTTGGCCACTCATGAGTATTCTCACACATTTATCAACCCTCTTGTTTCAGACTATTTATCTGAATTTTCAGAGGTTGAGTATTATCTTCAAGAAGTTAAAAGTGAACTCGCTTATACTGCTTATGATAAGCACTTTGATACAAACTATATCTATCTCTCCGAGAATCTTGTTGAAGCATTGACAAACTATCTTCTGCTGAGCCTTAGGTACGATCTTGTTCACGATCTCCCGAAATATTCCGTCTTGAGGGATCATACAATGGGATACCACTTGGTTGGGGATTTAATGGATGAGTTTAAGATTTTTAAGAGTTCAAAGAAGACAAATGAGACCCTTGAGGATTATATCCCAAGGTTAATAGAGCACATGAAAGAATGGGCAACTTCGGAAAATGTTAGTGAATACTTTGAGAAGAGGGTTCCACCCAGCGGGTTTAGATTTTTTGATAGAGGTTATTTGGAAAGAAAAATCATAATAGTTTATGGCATTAAAAATCCGGATCAGAGTGGGATGGAATACGATAAAGAGACTGCTTTCATGCTTAAGAATCTTTTAGAGAATGATGACACTTGGAGGCTCTATAACGGCAGACCAAAAATTATTGTAAAGTCCGAGGACGAGCTTGGTGAAGAGGACTTGAAAGCCAACCTCATACTCATTGGGGGGCCTGCTGCGAATGGGATAGTGAATGACCTTCATCTTCCGATTCAATTTGTATTTAACGGGGTGTGGATTTTGGAAAAGAACACAACTGGCTTTAGACTCTTTACAGGCTTTACAATCAAGGAAACGGTTTATACTGAGGTTGATGGGAGTGGAGTACTTTATGGATATCCTTTGGGAGTTTTTGAAGTCATAAGAAACCCATGGAACGAGAAGAACTTCATAGCGGTGATAGCAGGTGTGGATAGGTACTCTACCAGAAGATTAGCGAAGGAATTCACAGCCTATCCACGTAGTTATGGTGTTGAAACCGGTAACTACACAGAAGTTGGGTTTTATATTCAAGGAGGGTGA